In the genome of Segatella copri, one region contains:
- a CDS encoding helix-turn-helix domain-containing protein — protein sequence MTNDSFSIRLREARQMMGLSMDKLVERTHGAITKQSISRYEKGIMRPKRDALQAIAKALNISEAYFDGTNIKIDVPMLRTTSNGKLSEDELQALEAKLSFWAEQYLAKEKEAGFPTQFKNPIKETRISTQEDAIQASSLLREKWHCGDGPIASILRLLERKGIMILAATLPDYVFGMSTWADKKHPLMILDFNPEKSSVEKLRFTAVHELAHLLLLFPEDSPLKLEKRCDLFASFFLLPKLALIEELGSRKRELITLEEMIDIKELYGASLAASIIAARDYGIITTEYKRAWYAEHIEPNPREIGNGHYAFPETLGREKRVNSIIKSMEE from the coding sequence ATGACTAATGACTCATTTTCAATAAGATTGCGGGAAGCGCGACAGATGATGGGACTCAGTATGGATAAACTCGTAGAGCGAACCCATGGAGCCATCACCAAGCAGAGCATATCCCGTTATGAAAAAGGCATCATGCGCCCCAAGCGTGATGCCCTGCAAGCCATAGCCAAAGCCCTCAATATCAGCGAGGCATATTTCGATGGTACCAATATCAAGATAGATGTTCCGATGCTCCGCACCACCTCCAATGGTAAGTTATCCGAAGACGAGTTGCAAGCCCTTGAAGCAAAACTCTCTTTTTGGGCGGAGCAGTATCTTGCCAAGGAGAAAGAAGCGGGTTTTCCTACCCAGTTCAAGAATCCGATAAAAGAAACCAGGATATCAACGCAGGAAGATGCCATCCAGGCATCCAGTCTTCTTCGTGAAAAGTGGCATTGCGGTGATGGTCCCATCGCCAGCATTCTGAGACTCTTGGAAAGAAAAGGCATCATGATACTTGCTGCTACTCTCCCGGATTATGTTTTCGGAATGAGTACCTGGGCAGATAAGAAGCATCCGCTGATGATTCTCGATTTTAATCCAGAAAAGAGTAGCGTAGAGAAACTTCGTTTCACGGCAGTTCATGAGTTAGCCCATCTGCTTCTCCTCTTCCCGGAAGACAGTCCGTTGAAACTGGAGAAGCGCTGTGATCTCTTTGCCAGTTTCTTCCTTCTTCCCAAATTGGCGCTTATTGAAGAGTTGGGTTCCAGGAAACGAGAGTTGATAACGCTGGAAGAGATGATAGACATCAAGGAGCTATATGGTGCCTCTCTCGCCGCTTCCATCATTGCCGCCAGAGATTACGGCATTATCACCACCGAGTATAAACGTGCATGGTATGCCGAGCATATAGAGCCTAATCCTCGTGAAATAGGTAATGGCCACTATGCATTTCCTGAGACATTGGGAAGGGAGAAGAGAGTCAACTCAATCATCAAAAGTATGGAGGAATAA
- a CDS encoding ISL3 family transposase, whose amino-acid sequence MDTIANRCKIIKKIRNNQIKSDINASMAGEKLLMDIFPAIDGFFITSCDFSSTELKMVLVSTATHAFCDRCGQKTTHTRGWQKRTVTMCPLGCKRFVLTLYMRRFYCQSDKHIFVEQQTKWLNKYARFSVRCIELMNQLHIHMSSVSTSKVMRKMGITCCPNTCINHLKKIQRLPDRTARNIGIDDFAKRKGHTYGSVIVDHDTGEILELIDSRDSSIVANVLKQYKKVDTITRDRGRCFIKAIKQGAPSAHAITDKFHVIEDLTSAVFPKILQEFLHKRMELLTQGLVGPIKPQISRGWLYTSIYAVLESMCKDTRRIKKMAEWNTFMDLYARQGLTLSEIHDKTGFDGFKMGKLRNTKYEDLLNPTQLRAYKAIESITNRILCKKSLDYSVVTKGLHSTEKKEILKRLLFLLREKWKEDWKAYDDAYKAFLAKATIRSEEYDLWNSIVHFNWKTKTDTVRLFLQDLHITDLAYYITTFQGILSGEVKMNLYKWINMVIGCGNEKMEKFAKGLIKDYSAINNSIASKLNNGILEGSVNKIKTAKRIMGGRASISLLQIKVSSNLDT is encoded by the coding sequence ATGGATACAATCGCTAACAGATGCAAAATTATAAAAAAGATAAGGAACAACCAAATAAAATCCGATATAAATGCTTCTATGGCCGGAGAAAAACTTCTTATGGACATTTTTCCTGCCATAGATGGCTTTTTTATCACAAGTTGTGACTTCTCTTCCACGGAACTCAAAATGGTTCTCGTGAGTACGGCTACCCATGCCTTCTGCGACCGTTGTGGCCAGAAAACCACTCATACCCGTGGCTGGCAAAAGAGAACGGTCACGATGTGTCCTTTAGGGTGTAAACGGTTTGTTCTCACCCTTTACATGCGCCGTTTTTACTGCCAGTCTGATAAACATATATTTGTAGAGCAACAGACGAAGTGGCTAAACAAATATGCAAGATTCAGTGTAAGATGCATAGAGTTGATGAACCAGCTTCATATACATATGTCATCTGTGTCGACCTCCAAGGTCATGAGAAAGATGGGAATCACCTGCTGTCCAAATACTTGCATAAATCATTTGAAAAAGATCCAAAGACTTCCAGACAGGACTGCCAGGAATATAGGCATAGATGACTTTGCCAAGAGAAAGGGACATACCTATGGCAGTGTTATCGTAGACCATGACACAGGCGAGATTTTGGAACTGATAGACTCTAGAGATTCTTCGATTGTGGCAAATGTCTTGAAACAATACAAGAAAGTCGATACTATCACTCGTGATAGGGGACGATGCTTCATTAAGGCTATCAAGCAAGGAGCCCCATCAGCACATGCTATCACAGACAAATTCCATGTCATTGAAGACTTGACGAGCGCAGTCTTTCCAAAGATTCTGCAGGAGTTTTTGCATAAGAGAATGGAGTTGCTGACTCAAGGTCTAGTTGGTCCCATTAAGCCACAAATAAGTAGAGGTTGGCTTTATACCAGCATATATGCAGTCTTGGAATCGATGTGCAAGGATACAAGAAGAATCAAGAAAATGGCTGAATGGAACACTTTCATGGATCTTTATGCAAGGCAAGGACTGACTTTGAGTGAAATCCATGACAAAACAGGGTTTGATGGATTTAAGATGGGAAAGCTAAGGAACACCAAATATGAGGACTTGCTCAACCCAACGCAACTAAGGGCTTACAAAGCCATAGAATCTATTACAAACAGGATTCTCTGTAAAAAGTCATTGGATTACTCTGTGGTTACCAAGGGGTTACATTCTACAGAGAAGAAAGAAATACTGAAAAGACTTCTTTTTCTACTGAGAGAAAAATGGAAGGAAGACTGGAAGGCATACGATGATGCCTACAAGGCATTTCTTGCAAAGGCAACTATCAGGAGCGAAGAGTATGACCTTTGGAATTCAATAGTTCACTTCAACTGGAAAACCAAGACTGATACAGTCAGATTGTTTCTGCAGGACTTGCATATTACCGATTTAGCCTATTATATAACAACATTTCAAGGCATTTTGAGCGGAGAGGTCAAAATGAACTTGTACAAATGGATTAACATGGTCATAGGATGTGGTAATGAGAAAATGGAAAAGTTTGCCAAAGGACTGATTAAGGACTATTCCGCCATCAATAATTCTATTGCTAGCAAATTGAACAATGGAATCCTTGAAGGTTCGGTCAACAAGATAAAGACCGCAAAGCGAATTATGGGTGGAAGAGCATCGATTTCTCTTTTGCAGATAAAGGTCTCCTCAAACTTAGATACATAA
- the cas4 gene encoding type V CRISPR-associated protein Cas4 has translation MNDYIQLSTLNDFIFCPYSIYLHSVYMESDGDLYKAAPQTKGTLAHQGVDEKKGSTRKSDIMSLPVYCDELGISGKIDVYKQDKRLLIERKNNLKRIFRGQIYQLWGQ, from the coding sequence ATGAATGATTATATTCAGCTTTCAACGTTGAATGACTTTATTTTCTGTCCGTACTCCATATACTTGCATAGCGTGTATATGGAGTCGGATGGAGATTTATATAAAGCCGCTCCACAGACCAAAGGTACTCTGGCGCACCAAGGCGTGGATGAAAAAAAAGGGAGTACTCGAAAGAGTGATATTATGTCGCTCCCAGTCTATTGCGATGAGTTAGGCATATCTGGCAAGATTGATGTCTATAAACAGGACAAGCGTTTGTTGATAGAACGTAAGAACAATCTCAAACGCATCTTTCGTGGTCAGATTTATCAACTTTGGGGACAATGA
- a CDS encoding VapE domain-containing protein, whose protein sequence is MKFTITRINRQNQLMVSQKSIDRFWERIARNCQLSAAAPKRVDDLKAFQDNEFLYSKAVQETQAEMTEANMKWANENDQFFAFLSAVAAKLCRMGISEEEAFIHIRRNNWNDATEEEFRQIVSSAYATHSKDRKTEKASSGRKGRADILQMKNFLQSRYQFRYNAVMKYTEYRPNNSWVGDFNPVDGRMLKSMTIDTQLADIHITINDVKNFLGSSHIKSYNPIETFLYDCVGKWDGKDRIRALARTVPTQNPHWEDWFYTWFLGMVDQWRGSYRRQYGNSTMPLLISKQGYNKSTFCRRLIPGELSWGFTDNMLLSEKRQVLQGMVQFLLINLDEFNQISPQIQQGFLKNLLQLPTVKIKPPYGSHVEEFPRLASFIATSNMTDILADPSGNRRFLGVELTGPIDVSGRLNYEQLYAQAMQALEQGEKSYFNAQETAIIMQYNRQFEQISPIKQCFLEVFEPTNDPEKGEYMMAAAIFDILKQKFGSSLQVSSLQRLGRELQNIEGLENRRTRFGTEYLVVRK, encoded by the coding sequence ATGAAGTTTACCATCACTAGAATCAACAGGCAGAACCAACTGATGGTCAGCCAGAAAAGCATCGACCGTTTTTGGGAACGCATCGCCAGAAACTGCCAACTATCAGCAGCCGCACCCAAGCGAGTGGATGACCTGAAGGCATTCCAGGACAACGAGTTTCTTTACAGTAAGGCCGTCCAGGAGACGCAGGCAGAAATGACAGAAGCCAACATGAAGTGGGCTAATGAGAACGACCAGTTTTTCGCCTTCCTTTCAGCCGTTGCTGCCAAGCTCTGCCGCATGGGCATAAGCGAAGAGGAGGCATTCATCCATATCCGAAGAAACAACTGGAATGATGCCACCGAGGAAGAGTTCCGTCAGATTGTGAGCAGCGCCTACGCCACCCATTCCAAGGATAGGAAAACCGAGAAAGCCTCATCGGGAAGAAAAGGCAGAGCCGATATTCTGCAGATGAAGAATTTTCTGCAAAGCAGATACCAGTTTCGCTATAATGCCGTGATGAAATACACGGAATATCGCCCCAACAACTCGTGGGTGGGAGATTTCAACCCCGTGGATGGCCGCATGCTGAAAAGCATGACCATCGACACCCAGCTTGCCGACATCCACATAACCATCAACGATGTCAAGAACTTTCTAGGCTCCAGTCATATCAAGAGTTACAATCCGATAGAGACTTTTCTTTACGACTGCGTAGGAAAATGGGACGGCAAGGATCGCATCCGTGCCCTCGCCCGCACCGTTCCTACCCAAAATCCGCATTGGGAAGACTGGTTCTACACCTGGTTTCTGGGCATGGTAGATCAGTGGCGAGGTTCCTATCGCCGCCAATACGGCAACAGCACGATGCCGCTGCTCATTTCCAAGCAGGGCTACAACAAGAGCACCTTCTGCCGCCGTCTGATACCGGGCGAACTATCGTGGGGTTTCACCGACAACATGCTTCTTTCGGAGAAGCGCCAGGTGTTACAGGGCATGGTACAGTTTCTGCTCATCAACCTGGATGAGTTCAATCAGATTTCGCCCCAGATACAACAGGGTTTTCTGAAGAATCTGCTGCAACTGCCCACGGTGAAGATCAAGCCGCCGTACGGAAGTCATGTAGAGGAGTTCCCCCGCCTAGCCTCCTTCATAGCCACGAGCAACATGACGGATATTCTAGCCGACCCATCCGGCAACCGCCGTTTTCTGGGTGTGGAGCTGACGGGTCCTATCGATGTGAGCGGCAGATTGAACTATGAGCAGCTTTATGCGCAGGCGATGCAAGCCCTGGAGCAGGGAGAAAAATCCTATTTCAATGCCCAGGAAACTGCCATCATCATGCAATACAACAGGCAATTTGAGCAGATTTCGCCAATAAAACAATGTTTTCTGGAGGTTTTTGAGCCAACAAATGACCCAGAAAAGGGAGAATACATGATGGCAGCCGCCATTTTCGACATTTTGAAGCAGAAATTCGGCTCCTCCCTGCAGGTTTCGAGTCTGCAGAGATTGGGCAGAGAGCTTCAGAATATCGAGGGACTGGAGAATCGAAGGACGAGATTTGGAACTGAGTATCTGGTAGTTAGAAAATAG
- the cas2 gene encoding CRISPR-associated endonuclease Cas2, giving the protein MIIVSYDISDDKMRTNFSKMLKSNGAIRLQFSVYEVRNTKRIMDNLVAKIEAYAKHFTADDSVILFGVDSDKLTKYGNAIHRDQAIVYF; this is encoded by the coding sequence ATGATAATAGTTAGTTATGATATTTCAGATGACAAGATGCGTACCAACTTCTCTAAAATGCTCAAAAGCAATGGGGCTATCCGTCTTCAGTTTTCTGTATATGAAGTAAGAAACACAAAGAGAATTATGGATAATCTTGTTGCAAAGATAGAGGCTTATGCCAAACATTTTACAGCTGATGATAGTGTAATTCTCTTTGGTGTAGATTCTGATAAGCTTACTAAGTATGGTAATGCTATTCATAGAGATCAGGCTATAGTCTATTTTTGA
- a CDS encoding ATP-binding protein — protein MQNESQNIEYKESWRDEYLKWICGFANAQGGRIYIGVNDRKEVIGLSDAKRLLEDIPNKIVNYLGIVEDVNLLMEGDKEYIEIVVSPSNMPIAYKGTYHYRSGSTKQELKGLALQQFIMEKMGHSWDDIPVYGATLDDIDRNAIDYFLQCSIKAGRMDESEGNSSTEDVLRNLGLFTREGELKNAAILLFGKHVGQFFPSAVFKIGRFHTDESDLIIQDVIEGNLIQMASRVMEVLRTKYLLSPIHYEGLQRIEQLEIPDKALRELIYNAISHKAYNGPAIQMRIYDRSIELWNYGLLPKELTPAALMQKHSSYPRNHNIANVFYKAGFVESWGRGFKKIAEEFERASLPLPTIEENGGGVMAIVQRKTIDEVIAERDGNVGVNVGDMSETNVGNMSESELSERQLNIISMIKENPFVTGKEMSETMSVTQRTIERDLSVLQKAGIIRHEGRVNAGVWVILEHGNTNS, from the coding sequence ATGCAGAATGAAAGTCAAAATATAGAATATAAGGAATCATGGCGTGATGAATATCTGAAATGGATATGTGGTTTCGCCAATGCGCAAGGTGGACGTATTTATATCGGTGTAAACGACCGGAAAGAAGTAATCGGTTTATCTGATGCCAAACGGTTGTTGGAAGATATTCCTAACAAGATAGTTAATTATCTGGGCATCGTAGAAGATGTAAACCTTCTTATGGAAGGTGATAAAGAGTACATAGAGATTGTGGTCTCACCAAGTAATATGCCGATAGCCTATAAAGGTACGTATCATTATCGTAGTGGTTCTACCAAGCAAGAACTCAAAGGGCTTGCTTTGCAGCAATTCATTATGGAGAAGATGGGGCATTCATGGGACGATATTCCTGTTTATGGTGCAACTCTTGATGATATTGACCGCAATGCGATTGACTATTTCTTGCAATGTAGCATCAAGGCAGGTCGTATGGATGAATCAGAGGGCAATTCGTCCACAGAGGATGTATTGCGTAATCTTGGCTTGTTTACCAGGGAAGGTGAATTGAAGAATGCTGCCATTTTGCTTTTCGGAAAGCATGTTGGTCAGTTCTTTCCATCTGCGGTATTCAAGATTGGACGTTTTCATACAGATGAGAGTGATTTGATTATTCAAGATGTGATAGAAGGCAACCTGATTCAAATGGCAAGTCGAGTGATGGAAGTACTCCGAACCAAGTATCTGCTTTCGCCTATTCACTACGAGGGATTGCAGCGCATAGAGCAGCTGGAGATTCCTGATAAAGCATTACGAGAGTTGATATACAATGCCATTTCGCATAAGGCTTATAATGGTCCTGCCATCCAAATGCGCATCTACGATCGCAGTATAGAATTGTGGAACTACGGTTTGTTGCCGAAAGAGTTGACTCCTGCAGCCTTAATGCAGAAGCATTCTTCTTATCCTCGTAATCACAATATTGCTAATGTTTTTTACAAAGCAGGCTTTGTGGAGTCATGGGGACGTGGTTTCAAGAAGATTGCCGAGGAGTTTGAACGTGCCAGCTTACCATTGCCAACGATAGAAGAAAATGGAGGTGGTGTGATGGCGATTGTTCAGCGTAAGACGATAGACGAAGTTATCGCAGAGCGTGATGGGAATGTCGGTGTAAATGTCGGAGACATGTCGGAAACAAATGTCGGAAACATGTCGGAAAGCGAACTATCTGAGCGCCAGTTAAATATCATTTCTATGATTAAGGAAAATCCCTTTGTTACGGGTAAGGAAATGTCGGAAACAATGTCGGTAACGCAACGTACCATAGAACGTGACTTATCTGTATTACAAAAAGCGGGAATAATTAGACATGAAGGAAGAGTGAATGCTGGTGTTTGGGTGATACTCGAACATGGAAATACGAATTCTTAA
- a CDS encoding DUF3791 domain-containing protein yields MEDRELLQKSAPEFERLAFTVLAIEASAQKMGISPSEMRKRLDKVGLIKSLIQDCYDTLHNESRDAVANDVVEALKNWERKE; encoded by the coding sequence ATGGAAGATAGAGAACTATTACAGAAAAGTGCTCCAGAGTTCGAACGCCTCGCCTTTACGGTGTTGGCTATCGAGGCTTCGGCACAAAAAATGGGTATATCGCCGTCTGAAATGAGAAAGCGATTGGATAAGGTGGGGCTAATCAAGAGTCTCATTCAAGATTGCTATGACACTCTACATAACGAGAGTCGGGACGCTGTGGCAAATGATGTGGTCGAAGCTCTTAAAAATTGGGAAAGAAAAGAATAA
- a CDS encoding CRISPR-associated endonuclease Cas1: MVCDLMEPFRCIIDHAVLLAFNRKQFSEKDFTLIKQEYHLKYEKCADYYRVFYDELIARKMDIFKFVQQYYRCFMGCKSVKEYPIFEF; the protein is encoded by the coding sequence TTGGTATGTGACTTGATGGAACCTTTCAGATGCATCATAGACCATGCTGTATTGTTGGCGTTTAATAGAAAGCAGTTCTCTGAAAAAGACTTTACTTTGATAAAGCAGGAGTATCATTTGAAGTATGAGAAGTGTGCTGACTATTATAGGGTATTTTATGACGAGTTGATTGCTCGTAAGATGGACATATTCAAGTTCGTTCAGCAGTATTATCGTTGTTTCATGGGATGTAAGTCAGTAAAAGAATATCCAATATTTGAGTTTTAA
- the cas12a gene encoding type V CRISPR-associated protein Cas12a/Cpf1, with product MKEIKELTGLYSLTKTIGVELKPVGKTQELIEAKKLIEQDDQRAEDYKIVKDIIDRYHKDFIDKCLNCVKIKKDDLEKYVSLAENSNRDAEDFDNIKTKMRNQITEAFRKNSLFTNLFKKNLIKEYLPAFVSEEEKSVVNKFSKFTTYFDAFNDNRKNLYSGDAKSGTIAYRLIHENLPMFLDNIASFNAISGTGVNEYFSSIETEFTDTLEGKRLTEFFQIDFFNNTLTQKKIDNYNYIVGAVNKAVNLYKQQHKTVRVPLLKPLYKMILSDRIAPSWLPECFKSDNDMLTAIKAAYESLREVLVGDNDESLRNLLLNIEHYDLEHIYIANDSGLTSISQKIFGCYDTYTLAIKDQLQRDYPATKKQRETPDLYDERIDKLYKKVSSFSIAYLNRLVDAKGHFTINEYYKQLGAYCREEVKEKDDFFKSIDGAYCAISHLFFGEHGEIAQSDSDVELVQKLLEAYKGLQRFIKPLLGHGDEADKDNEFDAKLRKVWDELDIITPLYDKVRNWLSRKIYNPEKIKLCFENNGKLLSGWVDSRTKSDNGTQYGGYIFRKKNEIGEYDFYLGISADTKLFRRDAAISYDDGMYERLDYYQLKSKTLLGNSYAGDYGQDSMDLLSAFKNAAAKFQFEKEVVPKDKENVPKYLKRLKLDYAGFYQILMNDDKVVDAYKGMKQHILATLASSIRVPAAIELATQTELGIDELIDEIMNLPSKSFGYFPIVTAAIEEANKRENKPLFLFKMSNKDLSYAATASKGLRKGRGTENLHTMYLKALLGMTQSVFDIGSGMVFFRHQTKGLAETTARHKANEFVANKNKLNDKKKSIFGYEIVKNKRFTVDKYLFKLSMNLNYSQPNKFDVNSEVREIISNGGIKHIIGIDRGERNLLYLSLIDLKGNIVMQKSLNILKNDHNVKGTDYKGLLTEREGERKDARHNWKKIANIKDLKRGYLSQVVHVISKMMVEYNAIVVLEDLNPGFIRGRQKIERNVYDQFEKMLIDKLNFYVDKHKDINEVGGLLHALQLTSEFKNFKKSEHQNGCLFYIPAWNTSKIDPATGFVNLFNTKYSNAVEAHEFFSKFDAIRYNEEKDWFEFEFDYDNFTQKAHGTRTRWTLCTYGMRLRSFKNPAKQYNWDSEVVALTDEFKKILGEAGIDIHENLKDAICNLEGKSQKYLEPLMQFMKLLLQLRNSKAGTDEDYILSPVADENGIFYDSRSCGDELPENADANGAYNIARKGLMMIEQIKDAKDLDNLKFDISNKSWLNFAQQKPYKNE from the coding sequence ATGAAAGAAATTAAAGAACTAACAGGCTTGTATTCTTTAACTAAGACTATTGGGGTAGAATTAAAGCCAGTGGGTAAGACGCAAGAGCTCATTGAAGCTAAAAAGCTTATTGAGCAGGATGATCAGCGTGCCGAAGATTACAAAATAGTAAAGGATATTATAGATCGTTATCATAAGGATTTTATCGATAAGTGTCTTAACTGTGTTAAAATCAAAAAAGATGATTTAGAGAAATATGTGTCATTGGCAGAAAACTCTAATAGAGATGCTGAGGATTTTGACAATATCAAGACCAAAATGCGTAATCAGATAACTGAAGCATTCAGAAAGAATTCTTTATTTACTAATTTATTCAAGAAAAATCTTATTAAGGAGTATCTTCCAGCTTTTGTAAGTGAGGAAGAGAAGAGTGTGGTGAACAAATTTAGCAAATTTACCACTTACTTTGATGCGTTTAATGACAATCGTAAAAATTTATATTCAGGAGATGCCAAATCCGGTACGATAGCTTATCGACTTATTCATGAGAATTTGCCGATGTTTCTTGATAATATAGCATCCTTTAATGCAATTTCTGGGACAGGAGTAAATGAGTACTTTTCTAGTATAGAGACAGAATTTACTGATACTCTTGAAGGAAAGCGTCTGACTGAGTTTTTTCAGATTGACTTTTTTAATAATACATTGACTCAGAAAAAGATAGACAACTATAACTATATTGTAGGGGCAGTCAATAAAGCTGTAAATCTTTATAAGCAACAGCACAAAACAGTTCGTGTTCCATTGCTCAAACCATTATATAAAATGATCTTGAGTGATAGAATTGCCCCGTCATGGTTACCGGAATGTTTTAAAAGCGATAACGACATGTTGACTGCCATCAAAGCTGCTTACGAATCTTTGAGAGAAGTTTTAGTAGGTGATAATGATGAAAGTCTTCGCAACTTATTGCTCAATATAGAGCATTATGATCTTGAACATATTTACATTGCAAATGATTCCGGATTGACTTCCATTTCACAGAAAATATTTGGATGTTATGATACTTATACTTTGGCAATCAAAGACCAACTACAAAGGGATTATCCTGCAACAAAGAAGCAAAGAGAAACTCCTGATTTGTATGATGAACGTATAGATAAATTGTATAAAAAAGTGAGTAGTTTTTCTATTGCTTATCTTAATCGATTAGTCGATGCGAAAGGGCATTTTACTATTAATGAATATTATAAGCAGTTGGGAGCTTATTGTCGTGAAGAAGTAAAAGAAAAAGATGATTTCTTTAAGAGTATTGATGGTGCTTATTGTGCTATATCACATCTTTTCTTTGGGGAACATGGCGAAATAGCCCAGTCAGACTCAGATGTTGAGCTTGTCCAAAAGTTGCTCGAAGCCTATAAGGGGTTACAACGCTTTATCAAGCCTTTATTAGGTCATGGTGATGAAGCTGATAAAGACAATGAGTTTGATGCAAAACTTCGTAAAGTATGGGATGAACTCGACATCATTACACCGCTTTATGATAAGGTACGCAATTGGCTCTCTCGTAAGATATATAACCCTGAGAAGATAAAGCTATGTTTTGAGAATAATGGCAAGTTGTTATCTGGATGGGTTGACAGCAGAACTAAATCCGATAATGGTACTCAATATGGTGGGTATATCTTCAGAAAGAAGAATGAGATTGGTGAATACGATTTCTATTTGGGTATTTCTGCTGATACAAAACTGTTTCGTCGTGATGCTGCCATCAGTTATGATGATGGCATGTACGAGAGATTAGATTACTATCAACTGAAATCAAAAACTTTACTCGGAAATAGTTATGCTGGAGATTATGGACAGGATTCGATGGATTTGCTTTCTGCATTTAAAAATGCTGCAGCTAAGTTCCAATTTGAAAAGGAAGTGGTTCCTAAAGATAAAGAGAATGTGCCAAAATATCTCAAGCGCCTAAAACTGGATTATGCAGGATTTTATCAAATTTTGATGAATGATGATAAGGTTGTAGATGCTTACAAGGGTATGAAGCAGCATATTCTTGCGACATTGGCTTCTTCGATTCGTGTACCTGCGGCAATAGAGTTAGCTACTCAAACAGAATTGGGTATTGACGAATTGATTGATGAAATAATGAATTTACCGTCCAAGTCATTCGGCTATTTCCCTATTGTCACTGCAGCAATAGAAGAAGCTAACAAGAGAGAGAATAAACCTTTGTTCCTTTTTAAGATGAGTAACAAGGATCTTTCTTATGCAGCAACAGCTTCTAAAGGGTTAAGAAAAGGTCGAGGAACAGAGAATCTTCATACAATGTATCTCAAAGCTCTTTTGGGGATGACACAGAGTGTTTTTGATATTGGAAGTGGAATGGTATTCTTTCGTCACCAGACTAAAGGTTTGGCAGAAACAACGGCAAGACATAAAGCTAATGAGTTTGTTGCTAATAAGAACAAGCTTAATGACAAGAAAAAGAGTATTTTTGGCTATGAGATAGTGAAGAATAAACGTTTTACGGTAGATAAGTACCTTTTTAAGTTGTCTATGAATTTGAATTATTCACAACCAAATAAATTTGATGTAAATTCTGAAGTTCGTGAAATAATTAGTAATGGAGGTATAAAGCATATTATCGGCATAGATCGTGGTGAACGTAATTTACTTTATCTGTCTTTAATAGATCTGAAGGGAAATATTGTCATGCAGAAATCTCTCAATATTCTCAAGAACGATCATAATGTAAAGGGAACTGATTATAAAGGCTTGCTGACAGAACGAGAGGGAGAACGTAAAGATGCTCGCCATAATTGGAAGAAGATTGCGAATATCAAAGATCTTAAACGAGGTTATTTGAGTCAAGTAGTGCATGTCATTAGTAAAATGATGGTAGAATACAATGCAATTGTTGTACTTGAAGATTTGAATCCTGGTTTTATTAGAGGAAGACAAAAAATCGAGCGTAACGTATACGATCAATTCGAAAAAATGCTGATTGACAAGTTGAATTTTTATGTTGACAAGCATAAAGATATCAATGAAGTAGGAGGATTATTGCATGCACTTCAGCTTACTTCTGAATTTAAAAATTTCAAAAAAAGTGAGCATCAGAATGGGTGTCTTTTCTATATTCCAGCATGGAATACTAGTAAAATAGATCCTGCAACAGGTTTTGTCAATCTCTTTAATACGAAATATTCGAATGCAGTTGAGGCACATGAATTCTTTAGTAAATTTGATGCAATTCGTTATAACGAGGAAAAAGACTGGTTTGAGTTTGAATTTGATTACGATAACTTCACTCAGAAGGCTCATGGTACTCGTACCAGGTGGACACTCTGTACTTATGGTATGCGTTTGCGTTCATTTAAAAATCCAGCAAAACAATATAATTGGGATTCAGAGGTAGTAGCGCTTACCGATGAATTCAAAAAAATACTTGGAGAAGCTGGCATTGATATTCATGAGAATCTAAAAGATGCAATCTGTAATTTGGAAGGTAAAAGCCAAAAGTATCTCGAACCTTTGATGCAGTTTATGAAATTGCTGCTACAATTGCGTAATAGTAAGGCTGGTACTGACGAAGATTATATCCTTTCTCCAGTTGCCGATGAGAACGGAATATTCTACGATAGCCGTTCTTGTGGTGATGAACTTCCTGAGAATGCGGATGCTAATGGTGCTTATAACATCGCCCGCAAGGGACTGATGATGATTGAGCAGATAAAAGATGCTAAGGATTTGGATAACTTGAAGTTTGATATTTCCAACAAGTCTTGGCTCAATTTTGCACAACAAAAGCCATATAAGAATGAATGA